From Macadamia integrifolia cultivar HAES 741 unplaced genomic scaffold, SCU_Mint_v3 scaffold3155, whole genome shotgun sequence:
NNNNNNNNNNNNNNNNNNNNNNNNNNNNNNNNNNNNNNNNNNNNNNNNNNNNNNNNNNNNNNNNNNNNNNNNNNNNNNNNNNNNNNNNNNNNNNNNNNNNNNNNNNNNNNNNNNNNNNNNNNNNNNNNNNNNNNNNNNNNNNNNNNNNNNNNNNNNNNNNNNNNNNNNNNNNNNNNNNNNNNNNNNNNNNNNNNNNNNNNNNNNNNNNNNNNNNNNNNNNNNNNNNNNNNNNNNNNNNNNNNNNNNNNNNNNNNNNNNNNNNNNNNNNNNNNNNNNNNNNNNNNNNNNNNNNNNNNNNNNNNNNNNNNNNNNNNNNNNNNNNNNNNNNNNNNNNNNNNNNNNNNNNNNNNNNNNNNNNNNNNNNNNNNNNNNNNNNNNNNNNNNNNNNNNNNNNNNNNNNNNNNNNNNNNNNNNNNNNNNNNNNNNNNNNNNNNNNNNNNNNNNNNNNNNNNNNNNNNNNNNNNNNNNNNNNNNNNNNNNNNNNNNNNNNNNNNNNNNNNNNNNNNNNNNNNNNNNNNCTTGGCAGCGGCGGCTGCGGGCTTCTTCTTGGCGGCGGCGGCGGACTTCGACTTGGTCGGCGAAGCGGCGGCGGCCTTCTTCTTCGGCGAGGCGGCGGCGGCCTTGGCTTTCTTCGCCTTGGCGGGCGCGGCGGCCTTCTTGGCCTTGCCGGCGGCCGATGCGGCGGCGGCGGGTTTCTTGGCGGCCGATTTCGATTCGAGTTTGAACGAACCGGAGGCACCCTTGCCCTTGGTCTGGATGAGCGCGCCGGACTCGACGGCGCTCTTCAGGTACTTTCTGATGAAGGGCGCTAGCTTCTCAGCGTCGACCTTGTAGTGGGCGGCGATGTACTTCTTGATGGCCTGAAGCGAGGAACCGCTCCTCTCCTTCAGCTCCTTGATGGCGTTGTTCACCATCTCGGATGTCTTCGGGTGGGTGGGCTTCGCCTTTGGCTTCTTGGCGGCGCCTGCGGACGCTTTCGGCTTCTTCGCCGGGGTCGCCGGTGCGGGTGCGTCGGATGCTACTGCGCTGTCTGCCATTGTTGATTGAAACACAAATGTGAGAtgatcaaaaaaatcaaacgtgAGTGAACGTTCGAACGCAACGAGCGGCTCGTTTCGACCCCCCCGACGCGAGCATTACCGCACGGAAGCCCGCGGCGAGCGGAGACGTTTTCTCGTACGATCTGCTAAAACTTTTCACTAACACTTCACGTCTCTCGTAACGTTTTCTAAATAAATTTACTGATAAACCGATGCTCAAAAGAAGCGATCGCACAATTAATGAGTACCGCTAAGCAACCGCACCGACAACACGACGATATGCGTAAACGCTGAGACGCAATAAACCACTAAACGTCGCCCTACATCATCCGCCGACTCATAGGTGTAATTAAATAACGAATAACACATATAATCAGTCGCAAAATACGAATTTAacacaaaaaaacataaagtcGATTAATATTCTCGCACGCTGGAAACATAACATTCGAACATTACGCGTCGGGCATCCGCGTGGCGAAGCCTGAAGTTCCGATGTGAGAGCCGACCGAGGTGACGATACGCGAGATAGCGCCGCGCCCGCCCGCTCGAGGCTAGCTCATCTCCGGGCACCGACCATCATGCAAGCGAACCGACCACCACCGTAACCGTCGACGCCACGATCGATGACGGATTCCACGGTCGTGGTCGTCTGCGCGATACTTATAAAATCGTACCTAGGTACGTAGAGGCGCAATAAAACCGAAGGAGACGTCGTCGTCGCCCGTCGCTTTCGTACTAGGCTGGCCGCTAGCTAATACCAACCAACCCGTGCCTTATGAATAATATTTCCTCCGATGATTATTCATAAACTGTAAAAGTTTGATAgcgatattttatttttattataacaCACAAGGagtttaattaattcaattgaCAATATCAAAACCTTAAGCTTTCTATATAGAGAGCAATTATACGTACAGCTACCAGGTACTGAACAAGCTAGCCGACCGAAGCGGTCACTTGCAAATACATATTGAGTACCTATGTAGTAGCTACGTATTATTGTAAATTTATATTATGTAGGCAGGTAGGTAGGTAGGTAGGTACTTATACTGAAAATAATAATTACCAAGCCATTTACTACNNNNNNNNNNNNNNNNNNNNNNNNNNNNNNNNNNNNNNNNNNNNNNNNNNNNNNNNNNNNNNNNNNNNNNNNNNNNNNNNNNNNNNNNNNNNNNNNNNNNNNNNNNNNNNNNNNNNNNNNNNNNNNNNNNNNNNNNNNNNNNNNNNNNNNNNNNNNNNNNNNNNNNNNNNNNNNNNNNNNNNNNNNNNNNNNNNNNNNNNNNNNNNNNNNNNNNNNNNNNNNNNNNNNNNNNNNNNNNNNNNNNNNNNNNNNNNNNNNNNNNNNNNNNNNNNNNNNNNNNNNNNNNNNNNNNNNNNNNNNNNNNNNNNNNNNNNNNNNNNNNNNNNNNNNNNNNNNNNNNNNNNNNNNNNNNNNNNNNNNNNNNNNNNNNNNNNNNNNNNNNNNNNNNNNNNNNNNNNNNNNNNNNNNNNNNNNNNNNNNNNNNNNNNNNNNNNNNNNNNNNNNNNNNNNNNNNNNNNNNNNNNNNNNNNNNNNNNNNNNNNNNNNNNNNNNNNNNNNNNNNNNNNNNNNNNNNNNNNNNNNNNNNNNNNNNNNNNNNNNNNNNNNNNNNNNNNNNNNNNNNNNNNNNNNNNNNNNNNNNNNNNNNNNNNNNNNNNNNNNNNNNNNNNNNNNNNNNNNNNNNNNNNNNNNNNNNNNNNNNNNNNNNNNNNNNNNNNNNNNNNNNNNNNNNNNNNNNNNNNNNNNNNNNNNNNNNNNNNNNNNNNNNNNNNNNNNNNNNNNNNNNNNNNNNNNNNNNNNNNNNNNNNNNNNNNNNNNNNNNNNNNNNNNNNNNNNNNNNNNNNNNNNNNNNNNNNNNNNNNNNNNNNNNNNNNNNNNNNNNNNNNNNNNNNNNNNNNNNNNNNNNNNNNNNNNNNNNNNNNNNNNNNNNNNNNNNNNNNNNNNNNNNNNNNNNNNNNNNNNNNNNNNNNNNNNNNNNNNNNNNNNNNNNNNNNNNNNNNNNNNNNNNNNNNNNNNNNNNNNNNNNNNNNNNNNNNNNNNNNNNNNNNNNNNNNNNNNNNNNNNNNNNNNNNNNNNNNNNNNNNNNNNNNNNNNNNNNNNNNNNNNNNNNNNNNNNNNNNNNNNNNNNNNNNNNNNNNNNNNNNNNNNNNNNNNNNNNNNNNNNNNNNNNNNNNNNNNNNNNNNNNNNNNNNNNNNNNNNNNNNNNNNNNNNNNNNNNNNNNNNNNNNNNNNNNNNNNNNNNNNNNNNNNNNNNNNNNNNNNNNNNNNNNNNNNNNNNNNNNNNNNNNNNNNNNNNNNNNNNNNNNNNNNNNNNNNNNNNNNNNNNNNNNNNNNNNNNNNNNNNNNNNNNNNNNNNNNNNNNNNNNNNNNNNNNNNNNNNNNNNNNNNNNNNNNNNNNNNNNNNNNNNNNNNNNNNNNNNNNNNNNNNNNNNNNNNNNNNNNNNNNNNNNNNNNNNNNNNNNNNNNNNNNNNNNNNNNNNNNNNNNNNNNNNNNNNNNNNNNNNNNNNNNNNNNNNNNNNNNNNNNNNNNNNNNNNNNNNNNNNNNNNNNNNNNNNNNNNNNNNNNNNNNNNNNNNNNNNNNNNNNNNNNNNNNNNNNNNNNNNNNNNNNNNNNNNNNNNNNNNNNNNNNNNNNNNNNNNNNNNNNNNNNNNNNNNNNNNNNNNNNNNNNNNNNNNNNNNNNNNNNNNNNNNNNNNNNNNNNNNNNNNNNNNNNNNNNNNNNNNNNNNNNNNNNNNNNNNNNNNNNNNNNNNNNNNNNNNNNNNNNNNNNNNNNNNNNNNNNNNNNNNNNNNNNNNNNNNNNNNNNNNNNNNNNNNNNNNNNNNNNNNNNNNNNNNNNNNNNNNNNNNNNNNNNNNNNNNNNNNNNNNNNNNNNNNNNNNNNNNNNNNNNNNNNNNNNNNNNNNNNNNNNNNNNNNNNNNNNNNNNNNNNNNNNNNNNNNNNNNNNNNNNNNNNNNNNNNNNNNNNNNNNNNNNNNNNNNNNNNNNNNNNNNNNNNNNNNNNNNNNNNNNNNNNNNNNNNNNNNNNNNNNNNNNNNNNNNNNNNNNNNNNNNNNNNNNNNNNNNNNNNNNNNNNNNNNNNNNNNNNNNNNNNNNNNNNNNNNNNNNNNNNNNNNNNNNNNNNNNNNNNNNNNNNNNNNNNNNNNNNNNNNNNNNNNNNNNNNNNNNNNNNNNNNNNNNNNNNNNNNNNNNNNNNNNNNNNNNNNNNNNNNNNNNNNNNNNNNNNNNNNNNNNNNNNNNNNNNNNNNNNNNNNNNNNNNNNNNNNNNNNNNNNNNNNNNNNNNNNNNNNNNNNNNNNNNNNNNNNNNNNNNNNNNNNNNNNNNNNNNNNNNNNNNNNNNNNNNNNNNNNNNNNNNNNNNNNNNNNNNNNNNNNNNNNNNNNNNNNNNNNNNNNNNNNNNNNNNNNNNNNNNNNNNNNNNNNNNNNNNNNNNNNNNNNNNNNNNNNNNNNNNNNNNNNNNNNNNNNNNNNNNNNNNNNNNNNNNNNNNNNNNNNNNNNNNNNNNNNNNNNNNNNNNNNNNNNNNNNNNNNNNNNNNNNNNNNNNNNNNNNNNNNNNNNNNNNNNNNNNNNNNNNNNNNNNNNNNNNNNNNNNNNNNNNNNNNNNNNNNNNNNNNNNNNNNNNNNNNNNNNNNNNNNNNNNNNNNNNNNNNNNNNNNNNNNNNNNNNNNNNNNNNNNNNNNNNNNNNNNNNNNNNNNNNNNNNNNNNNNNNNNNNNNNNNNNNNNNNNNNNNNNNNNNNNNNNNNNNNNNNNNNNNNNNNNNNNNNNNNNNNNNNNNNNNNNNNNNNNNNNNNNNNNNNNNNNNNNNNNNNNNNNNNNNNNNNNNNNNNNNNNNNNNNNNNNNNNNNNNNNNNNNNNNNNNNNNNNNNNNNNNNNNNNNNNNNNNNNNNNNNNNNNNNNNNNNNNNNNNNNNNNNNNNNNNNNNNNNNNNNNNNNNNNNNNNNNNNNNNNNNNNNNNNNNNNNNNNNNNNNNNNNNNNNNNNNNNNNNNNNNNNNNNNNNNNNNNNNNNNNNNNNNNNNNNNNNNNNNNNNNNNNNNNNNNNNNNNNNNNNNNNNNNNNNNNNNNNNNNNNNNNNNNNNNNNNNNNNNNNNNNNNNNNNNNNNNNNNNNNNNNNNNNNNNNNNNNNNNNNNNNNNNNNNNNATGAATGTATgaagaaatatatttttaaaattgaacCAGCggaatgataataataatatcctGAAGTAAATAAATGCTCATAATGACCAGCATCTAGATTCAACCAAGAAGGTGAGTTATTTTCATTTGATTGAACcaaattaattatttataataataactTTACCTAAATTCTACCATGTCTTACTTACTTTAGTTTGGGCAAATTGCACCGCTGCGTTGAGCTGAATATTTTTGTTTGTTCGGTTATTATATTTTACTTCTGTACTATTAATACCTATTCATAAGTAGCAAATATATTATAATTCTAGCTAGGTAGGTAGATAGATGTGTTTCCTAGTGTTCTCAATCAATGTTGTATTGTATTTGTTGTTGAAAGAATGCATATAAATTTTATACTCGCTGTGTTATTTGAAACATTTCagtttttgtaattattgaatCATGTGTGGCCCTGAAAAGggccttttgattttgatccttGTGATGTGTGCgattaataaataat
This genomic window contains:
- the LOC122067828 gene encoding histone H1B-like is translated as MADSAVASDAPAPATPAKKPKASAGAAKKPKAKPTHPKTSEMVNNAIKELKERSGSSLQAIKKYIAAHYKVDAEKLAPFIRKYLKSAVESGALIQTKGKGASGSFKLESKSAAKKPAAAASAAGKAKKAAAPAKAKKAKAAAASPKKKAAAASPTKSKSAAAAKKKPAAAAIAAISGSV